From one Brachypodium distachyon strain Bd21 chromosome 4, Brachypodium_distachyon_v3.0, whole genome shotgun sequence genomic stretch:
- the LOC100823313 gene encoding probable protein phosphatase 2C 68, protein MSMAQVCCDTAVVVGAEAEARARARAGRRRRAAGDAATGRWKVAPEVPQGAEEAAAATRKRRAAGAEAGAAKRHGVASVAGRRREMEDAVSVREAFAAAPAEEEEEGKEPGKAGRDFYGVFDGHGCSHVADACRDRMHELVAEELPGAGASPDSWTTAMERSFSRMDAEVMAAGGRERDDSASCRCEAHKCDHVGSTAVVAVVEARRVVVSNCGDSRAVLCRDGAPVPLSSDHKPDRPDELERIESAGGRVIFWEGARVLGVLAMSRAIGDGYLKPFVSAVPEVTVTERLDGDECLILASDGLWDVVSNQTACDVARACLRRGRDRWCAEAAAMLTKMALTKGSSDNISVVVVDLRPRNPLPL, encoded by the coding sequence ATGTCGATGGCGCAGGTGTGCTGTGATACCGCGGTGGTTGTTGGGGCGGAGGCCGAGGCcagggcgcgggcgcgcgccgGCAGGCGGCGCCGAGCCGCCGGGGACGCCGCCACGGGGCGGTGGAAGGTCGCGCCGGAGGTTCCGCAGGGCGCGGaagaggccgccgcggccaccagGAAGCGCCGCGCGGCCGGAGCCGAGGCGGGTGCGGCGAAGCGGCATGGGGTGGCTTCTGTCGCCGGCCGtaggagggagatggaggacGCGGTCTCCGTCCGCGAGGCGttcgccgccgctccggctgaggaggaggaggaggggaaggagCCCGGAAAAGCCGGACGCGACTTCTACGGGGTGTTCGACGGGCACGGCTGCTCGCACGTGGCGGACGCGTGCCGGGACCGGATGCACGAGCTGGTCGCCGAGGAGctgcccggcgccggcgcctcccccgATTCCTGGACCACCGCGATGGAGCGGAGCTTCTCGAGGATGGACGCCGAGGTGATGGCTGCGGGCGGGCGCGAGCGCGACGACAGCGCGAGCTGCCGGTGCGAGGCGCACAAGTGCGACCACGTCGGGTCAACGGCGGTCGTGGCCGTCGTGGAGGCCCGGCGCGTCGTCGTGTCCAACTGCGGCGACTCCCGCGCCGTCCTCTGCCGCGACGGCGCCCCGGTGCCCCTCTCCTCCGACCACAAGCCCGACAGACCGGACGAGCTGGAGCGGATCGAGTCCGCCGGCGGGCGCGTCATATTCTGGGAGGGCGCGAGGGTGCTGGGCGTGCTGGCCATGTCGCGCGCCATCGGGGACGGGTACCTGAAGCCGTTCGTATCGGCTGTCCCGGAGGTGACGGTGACCGAGAGGCTCGACGGCGACGAGTGCCTGATCCTGGCCAGCGACGGGCTTTGGGACGTGGTCAGCAACCAGACCGCGTGCGATGTGGCGCGAGCCTGCCTCCGGAGGGGCAGAGACAGGTGGTgcgccgaggcggcggccatgcTCACTAAGATGGCTCTAACCAAGGGCAGCTCCGACAACATCtctgtcgtcgtcgtcgatctACGGCCGAGGAATCCGTTGCCATTGTAG